A window from Megalobrama amblycephala isolate DHTTF-2021 linkage group LG9, ASM1881202v1, whole genome shotgun sequence encodes these proteins:
- the LOC125276012 gene encoding glutathione S-transferase A-like translates to MAQNMMLYWCSGSPPCWRVMIALEEKKLQGYKHKHLSFDKKEHQSAEVKALNPRAQVPTFKHGDLIVNESFAACLYLESAFKSQGTRLIPDDPAEQALVYQRMFETSNLQQKMYDVAFYEYYVPEGERHESALKRNKENLITELKLWDGYLEKMGKGSFLAGKNFTMADVVCFPVIAYFPRLHCPKDRCPRLMEYYEMLKDRPSIKASWPLEWLKDPVGQDTLKNL, encoded by the exons ATGGCGCAGAATATGATGCTTTACTGGTGCTCGGGCTCTCCGCCGTGCTGGAGGGTCATGATCGCGCTGGAGGAGAAGAAGCTGCAGggatacaaacacaaacatctgTCGTTTGACAAGAAAGAACACCAGAGTGCAGAAGTGAAGGCTCTCAATCCCAGAGCTCAG gTTCCAACTTTCAAGCATGGAGACCTCATCGTGAACGAGTCTTTCGCCGCGTGTCTGTATCTGGAG AGTGCGTTCAAGTCTCAAGGAACCCGTCTGATCCCAGATGATCCAGCTGAACAGGCGCTCGTCTACCAGCGGATGTTTGAGACCAGCAACCTTCAGCAGAAAATGT ATGACGTGGCCTTCTATGAGTATTACGTTCCTGAAGGAGAGCGACACGAATCGGCCCTGAAGAGGAATAAAGAGAATTTAATTACCGAGCTGAAACTGTGGGACGGATACTTGGAGAAG ATGGGTAAAGGGTCGTTCCTCGCTGGCAAGAACTTCACCATGGCGGATGTGGTTTGTTTCCCCGTCATCGCATATTTCCCGCGACTTCA CTGTCCTAAAGACAGATGTCCTCGACTGATGGAGTATTACGAAATGCTGAAGGATCGTCCCAGTATTAAAGCCAGCTGGCCTCTGGAATGGCTGAAAGATCCTGTTGGTCAGGACACGCTGAAGAACCTGTGA
- the LOC125276013 gene encoding glutathione S-transferase A-like codes for MAQNMMLYWGSGSPPCWRVMIALEEKKLQGYKHKHLSFDKNEHQCAEVKALNPRVQLPTFKHGDLIVNESFAACLYLESAFKSQGTRLIPDDPAEQALVYQRMFETNNLQQKMYDVAFYEYYVPEGEQLESALKRNKENLVTELKLWDGYLEKMGKGSYLAGKNFTMADVVCFPVIAYFPRLHCPKDRCPRLMEYYEMLKDRPSIKASWPPEWLEDPVGQDTLKNL; via the exons ATGGCGCAGAATATGATGCTTTACTGGGGCTCGGGCTCTCCGCCGTGCTGGAGGGTCATGATCGCGCTGGAGGAGAAGAAGCTGCAGggatacaaacacaaacatctgTCGTTTGACAAGAATGAGCACCAGTGTGCAGAAGTGAAGGCTCTCAATCCCAGAGTTCAG cTTCCAACTTTCAAGCACGGAGACCTCATCGTGAACGAGTCTTTCGCCGCGTGTCTGTATCTGGAG AGTGCGTTCAAGTCTCAAGGAACCCGTCTGATCCCAGATGATCCAGCTGAACAGGCGCTCGTCTACCAGCGGATGTTTGAGACCAACAACCTGCAGCAGAAAATGT ATGACGTGGCCTTCTATGAGTATTACGTTCCTGAAGGAGAGCAACTCGAATCGGCCCTGAAGAGGAATAAAGAGAATTTAGTAACCGAGCTGAAACTGTGGGACGGATACTTGGAGAAG ATGGGTAAAGGGTCGTACCTCGCCGGCAAGAACTTCACCATGGCGGACGTGGTTTGTTTCCCCGTCATCGCATATTTCCCACGACTTCA CTGTCCTAAAGACAGATGTCCTCGACTGATGGAGTATTACGAAATGCTGAAGGATCGTCCCAGTATTAAAGCCAGCTGGCCTCCGGAATGGCTTGAAGATCCTGTTGGTCAGGACACGCTGAAGAACCTGTGA